A window of the Miscanthus floridulus cultivar M001 chromosome 14, ASM1932011v1, whole genome shotgun sequence genome harbors these coding sequences:
- the LOC136504287 gene encoding uncharacterized protein has translation MPKSKRNRPVTLSKTKKKPGLERKGKVVAEIKDAIDKYSSVYVFTYDNMRNQKLKDLREQLKSSSRIFLAGKKVMQIALGRSPADEAKTGLHKLSKFLQGDSGLFFTNLPRDDVGRMFREFEEHDFARTGSTATETVELKEGPLEQFTHEMEPFLRKQGLPVRLNKGVVELVADHVVCEEGKPLSPEAAQTLRLLGIQMATFRLYLVCRWSCDEFEVYKEGLMHLGADDSS, from the exons ATGCCGAAATCCAAGCGCAACCGCCCAG TGACCTTATCAAAGACCAAGAAGAAGCCAGGTTTAGAGCGCAAGGGCAAAGTAGTCGCCGAGATCAAAGATGCTATCGACAAATACAGCAGCGTCTATGTTTTCACCTACGATAACATGAGGAATCAGAAGCTCAAGGACCTTAGGGAGCAGCTCAAATCCTCTAGCAG GATATTTCTGGCTGGAAAGAAGGTCATGCAGATAGCATTGGGGCGTTCACCTGCTGATGAAGCTAAAACAGGCCTCCACAAACTTTCCAAG TTCCTTCAAGGTGACTCTGGTCTGTTCTTTACCAATCTTCCAAGGGATGATGTTGGGAG GATGTTTCGAGAATTTGAGGAGCATGATTTTGCAAGGACAGGAAGTACTGCGACAGAGAcg GTGGAGCTTAAGGAAGGTCCTCTGGAACAGTTCACACATGAGATGGAGCCCTTTCTACGGAAGCAAGGACTTCCAGTTCGCTTGAACAAAG GTGTTGTAGAGTTGGTTGCAGACCATGTAGTTTGTGAGGAAGGAAAGCCCCTTTCACCAGAAGCAGCACAGACTCTG CGGTTGCTTGGAATACAGATGGCAACATTCCGTCTATACCTTGTGTGCCGCTGGTCGTGTGATGAGTTTGAAGTTTACAAAGAAGGCTTGATGCACCTAGGAGCTGATGATTCCTCTTAA